CAAAGAAACGAAGAAGCTTTGAAAGAAGACAATGACAACAAACGAAACGAGATCGCTAAACTACAAACTTCTATAAATAGCAAAGATCAAAGAATATCCGAGCTGGAAGAAGAAGTAAAAGCTAAAGACGAAACGATAGAAAATTTACAGGATAAGTTATCTATATTAGAAAGCTTTAAAACGAAGGTTATTAATTTTATCTCAAAAATAAGCAATCTAATACCGAATTTTAGTAGGTTGCTGGATGATGAGTCGACGGAGATAAAAAATGAGATAAAAGGCAAGTATGATAGGAATGAGATGGGGATATAAGCAAGTTATCGGCAGTGAGAAATCTTTAATAGATTGTTATATAGTGGTACCGGTAGGACAAATTTTACCAAAATGACTAATATGTGATTTTACTTTCAAAATACGATTTTAAAGACAAATTTAGCCAAAAGAGTAATATGCTAAATTTGCATATTACTTAAATGATTCTTAATAAAATATATTAATTTTAAAACTAAATTTATATTTACCGTCGTATAATAATCTCATGAATTTCAGTAATACCAGAAAGGAGCAAAAATGGAAGAGATCGTAAAGACCACCTGTCCATATTGCGGTACGGGCTGCGGCATCGATCTTATCGTGCGAAACGGTAGAATCGTAGATGCCAAACCTAGCAAAGACCACCACGTAAACGACGGCGAGCTTTGCTTAAAAGGAATGTTCGGATGGGAGTTCGTAAACTCTCCTAAACGCTTAAGCCGACCGATGATGAGAAAGCTAAACGGCGTCTACGACAAGCACGGAGAGCTTGAAGAAGTGAGTTTTGAGGAGGTTTATGATTTCCTTGCGGATAAATTTAAATCCACCGTCGCAAAATACGGCCCAAGCTCGATCATGGGCTTTAGCTCTGCGCGCTCAAATAACGAAGACAACTACGTTTTCCAGAAATTTTTCCGCGCCCAGGGCAGCAACAACGTCGATCACTGCGCCCGTCTTTGACACGCTCCTACAGTGGCAGGTCTTGCCAGCACGCTAGGAAACGGAACGATGACGAACGATTTGGTCGAATTTGCGACTGACACGGACGTATTTTTACTCATCGGTACCAACACGAGCGAGTGCCACCCGATCATCGCTATGCAGATGCAGCGCGGTCTTCAGCGAGGCGCCAAGATGATCGTAGTAGATCCAAAGCGCACCGATATGGCTAAAAAAGCCGATATTTTCTTGCAAATCCCGATCGGAGCGAATATCAAAACGCTAAATACGATGATGCACGTAATCATAGCCGAAAATTTGCAAGACAGCGAATTTATCGAGAAGTACTCCGAGGGATTTGAATATCTAAAAGAAGCGGTTAAGGACTTTACGCCTGAGCGTTTCGAGCGCGAAACCGGCATAAAAAAAGAGCTCATCATAGAGGCAGCTAGAATGTATGCTAAAGCAGGCGCGGCGGCGATTTGCTACACGATGGGCATCACGCAGTTTAGCGACGGCACGTCAAACGTCTTTTCGCTATCAAATTTAGCCGTTTTAACGGGAAATTTAGGCAAAAAGGGTGCGGGCGTAAATCCTCTGCGCGGTCAAAACAACGTCCAAGGCGCATGCGACATGGGCGCGCTGCCTAACGTCATCCCGGCCGGCGCGGTAAACAGTCCTTACGCACAGGAGCAAGCGCGCAAAGTATGGCACTTTGAGCTAAATCCGGTTCCGGGCTTTAAGCTAACGCAAGCACCCGATAAAATGGATAGCGGCGAGCTAAAAGTCCTCTACGTCTACGGCGAAAACCCCGTAATGAGCGACCCTTGGACCGAGCACTTCGCCCACGCCGTGCATCATCTAGACTGCTTTATAGTACAGGATTTGTTTTTCACAGAAAGCGCGCACAAGGCCGACGTCGTATTACCTGCCGCTGGCTGGGGCGAAAAGGACGGAACCTTTATCAACACCTCTCGCCGCGTCCAACGCACGCGAAAGGCTAGCGAGCCCGTTAGCGGCGTGGAGCCTGATTGGAAGGTCGTTTGCAACATCGCAAACCGCATGGGGCTAGAGGGGTTTGATTTTGCGAGCCCTGAGCAAATTTGGAACGAGCTAAGGGAGCTTATGCCTAAATTTTTCGGCGGTATCAGCTACTATAGACTAGGCAAACTAGGCGGTATCAGCTGGCCGTGCCCCGACGAGGAGCATCCGGGTACGCCCGTGCTTTACGCAGATCATAAGTCCATGCTACCTGGCGGTAAATTCCGCTTCGCGCCGGTGCTTTACGTAGACGATAAAGAGGAGCGCGCTAAAGCCGAGGCCGAATTTAGAGCCAAGATGAATATCCCGGAGGGCTATCCGGTCGGTAGCGGCGCGCTTAGCGAAGTGCCCGACGAGGTATATCCGTGCCTATTTACGACCGGACGCAAGGTCTATCACTACCACACGGGCACGATGACCAGAGAGTGTCCGGCTCTTGAATACGGTGCTGGCATCGAGGGCGCGCTCATCGAGGTAAGTCCCGATATCGCTCGCGAGAGGGAGCTAGAGGAGGGCTGCTACGCGCTCGTACAAAACAAACGCGGCCAGATCGCCGCCAAACTGCGCGTAAATCCGGATCTAAAAGAAGGCACGATATTTACGACCTTCCACTATAGCGAGGCCGACGGTAACGAGCTAGCCAACGCCGGCGATCCCGATCCGCTCTCAGGCATCACGCCGCTAAAGATGACGATAGCAAACATCAGGCGTCTAAGCGAAGAGGAATTTATCAAATTTAGAGAGCAAAACGAGATGTCGATGCACTCGGCAAATCCGTATTTATCGCCTGTTAGAGCGTAAATTTAGGGCGGGAGACCGCCCTTTTTTCTGCTAAAATTTATCCATTTTTATTTTAAATTTACTAGTATTCAAATTTGACGAACTAACGATGTAAAATTTAATGAAGCTAAAGAAGTATGAGTCAAATTTAACGAACTATCCATGTAAAATTTAATGAAATCAAAGAAGTGTGAGTCAAATTTGACGCAGCCAAACCGTGTCAAATTTGATGAGATTACTCGCCCACGCAATCTCGGCGAGAGCGAGCTAAATTTTAAGATTTTATCTTAAGCCTGTCGCCAGCATAGTAGGCGAGCTTCCAGGTCAGAGTTTGTTTTAGGTCTTTAAAGCCGTAGCCGCGAGCCTTGACTCTGTCGCCGTAGATTTTTTCTATCATTGCGGATTCTCCTACTAGCAGTGCCTTTGTCGAGCACATCGCCGCACAAACC
This genomic interval from Campylobacter concisus contains the following:
- a CDS encoding molybdopterin oxidoreductase family protein — its product is MEEIVKTTCPYCGTGCGIDLIVRNGRIVDAKPSKDHHVNDGELCLKGMFGWEFVNSPKRLSRPMMRKLNGVYDKHGELEEVSFEEVYDFLADKFKSTVAKYGPSSIMGFSSARSNNEDNYVFQKFFRAQGSNNVDHCARLUHAPTVAGLASTLGNGTMTNDLVEFATDTDVFLLIGTNTSECHPIIAMQMQRGLQRGAKMIVVDPKRTDMAKKADIFLQIPIGANIKTLNTMMHVIIAENLQDSEFIEKYSEGFEYLKEAVKDFTPERFERETGIKKELIIEAARMYAKAGAAAICYTMGITQFSDGTSNVFSLSNLAVLTGNLGKKGAGVNPLRGQNNVQGACDMGALPNVIPAGAVNSPYAQEQARKVWHFELNPVPGFKLTQAPDKMDSGELKVLYVYGENPVMSDPWTEHFAHAVHHLDCFIVQDLFFTESAHKADVVLPAAGWGEKDGTFINTSRRVQRTRKASEPVSGVEPDWKVVCNIANRMGLEGFDFASPEQIWNELRELMPKFFGGISYYRLGKLGGISWPCPDEEHPGTPVLYADHKSMLPGGKFRFAPVLYVDDKEERAKAEAEFRAKMNIPEGYPVGSGALSEVPDEVYPCLFTTGRKVYHYHTGTMTRECPALEYGAGIEGALIEVSPDIARERELEEGCYALVQNKRGQIAAKLRVNPDLKEGTIFTTFHYSEADGNELANAGDPDPLSGITPLKMTIANIRRLSEEEFIKFREQNEMSMHSANPYLSPVRA